One Onthophagus taurus isolate NC chromosome 11, IU_Otau_3.0, whole genome shotgun sequence genomic window carries:
- the LOC139432134 gene encoding juvenile hormone acid O-methyltransferase-like, protein MYDPKLYREACGYFLRPHTKKIINYYSNLLNWNQNENILEIGCGDGSTTIEVLVDLISKNVSNFNYLATDLLQPMINLAKNDYFHERVQFKQADILDEELWLNYKECFTKIFSILCFMVVPNPTIWVKNIYNVLKQNGQIFLILTSTNPMMKQHLSLSQQEKWSKYQKSNLFLSDYFLSDNPTSWITQHLKNGGFKDIQQYEIVYDTNLKDFKSAMQFVKAFTSLNENIPEELKDEYLNEMCENIEKEVLNDEKYSYISYDFITARK, encoded by the exons ATGTACGACCCGAAATTATATCGTGAAGCATGTGGGTATTTTCTAAGACCCCACACCAAAAAgatcataaattattatagtaatttgctaaattggaatcaaaatgaaaatattttagaaattggTTGTGGTGATGGTTCAACAACAATTGAAGTTTTAGTTGATTTGatctcaaaaaatgtttcaaattttaattatttagcaaCTGATTTGTTACAACCAATGATTAATTTAGccaaaaatgattattttcacGAACGTGTCCAATTTAAGCAAGCAGATATCTTAGATGAAGAACTCTGGTTGAATTACAAGGAGTGCTTTACgaagatattttcaattttgtgcTTTATGGTCGTACCAAACCCAAC tatttgggttaaaaatatttacaacgttttaaaacaaaatggtcaaatatttttaatattaacatcaACAAATCCCATGATGAAACAACACCTCTCTCTTAGCCAACAAGAGAAATGGTCAAAATACCAAAAATCAAATCTTTTTCTCTCCGATTACTTTTTAAGCGATAACCCAACATCTTGGATTACTCAACACTTAAAAAATGGAGGATTTAAAGATATCCAACAATATGAAATTGTTTacgatactaatttaaaagattttaaatctgCAATGC aatttgtAAAAGCTTTTACATCATTGAACGAGAACATTCCTGAAGAATTAAAAGACGAATATTTGAATGAAATGTgtgaaaatatcgaaaaagaagttttaaatGACGAAAAGTATTCGTATATTTCTTATGATTTTATTACAGccagaaaataa